The sequence below is a genomic window from Blastopirellula retiformator.
CGTCGCCGCACTGGCCGCTTTGCCGACGTATGTGCCCAAGCCCGATTTCTCAGGCGAGGTCCGCTGCGTCGGCTCTGACACGATGCGGGAAGTGATGGAGCAAGTAGCCGCCGCGTTGAAAGAGGCTTCACCCGATTTAGCGATGACGATCGAATCGGAAGGTTCGGCGACCGCACCGCCGGCGCTGACGGCCGGAGAATGCGAACTGGCGCTGATGAGCCGCCGCATGACGCTGACCGAAAAGGAAGCGTTTCGGCAGAAGTTTGGTCATGACCCGGTGGGGATCGAGATTGGTCTCGATGCGCTCGCCGTTTACGTCAACGCCGAGAACCCCATTCGCGGGCTGACGCTGGATCAATTGAACGCCATCTTTGGCGCCGGCGCCGCTCAGCTGAAACCGCGATGGGGAGCCTACGCCATGCCGCCGTTTCCCAATCACGAAATCTTGACGCAAGGTCGCAACCAGCAATCAGGTTCACGGGCCTTCTTCCGGGCGGTGACGCTACGGGGAGGAAAATTCCGCGACGACATGCAGGTTCATCCCGACTCGGACGAAGTCGTAGAGTCGGTCGGCGCTTCGTATGCGGCGATTGGCTTTTCGGGGATGGGTTATCGCGATCAGCAAGTGCGAGCGATCGCGATCGCCCGCAACGAAGGAGGGGAGTATCTCCATTATTCGCCCGAGGAATACGCCAATGACCCCGATCCGGCCAAGCGATTCCAATACGTCTATGACGGTCGCTACCCGCTCTCCCGATTTATGTACGTCTACGTCAACAAACCGCCAGGCGAAAAACTGCCGGAACCGGTCGACGAGACGCTCCGATTTTTACTTTCGCAAGCAGGCCAGCGGATCCTACTGGACGCCGGATTCATTCCATTGACGCCTCCATTGGCCGATCGCCAGTTGAACAAATTGAAAGCGGACTACGTTGCTCCTTGGTACGAATAGTCGCGTTGAGTAAGATGTTGTTACAATGACCGATCCACACCAACAACCCGAGATCGACCTGGAGCGTATCCAAGGCGAACTGCTCGATTCGCTGGACGAAGAGTTCGAGGCCGAGCTGGAAGATGCGCTCGAGGAAGAGCGACGCGAATTTAGCGACGATGGCTCGCGTATTCCGCGTAAAGTCTACTTTCGCGAACTGCTGCGACTGCAGCGTGAGTTGATCAAGCTGCAAGACTGGGTCGTCGCCCACAACGTCAAAGTGGCGATTCTGTTTGAAGGCCGAGACGCGGCGGGAAAGGGGGGCGTGATCAAGCGGATCGCCCAACGCCTGAATCCTCGCGTCTGTCGCGTCGTCGCCTTGCCGGCGCCGAGCGAGCGGGAACAGTCGCAATGGTATTTCCAGCGGTTTGTTCCTCACCTGCCCGCCGGGGGCGAAATCGTGTTGTTCGATCGCAGTTGGTACAACCGGGCTGGCGTCGAACGAGTGATGGGTTTCTGCTCGGACCATCAGTACGAAGAATTCTTTCGCTCGGCGCCCGAGTTTGAGCGGATGCTGGTGCGCTCGGGCATATACCTGATCAAGTACTGGTTTTCGATCTCCGACGAAGAGCAGCAGTTCCGCTTTCAATGTCGGATCGACGATCCGCTGAAACAATGGAAGCTAAGCCCGATGGACCTGGAGTCGCGGCGCCGCTGGGAACAATACACCGTCGCGAAAGAGCGGATGCTGGAAGAGACCAGCATCGAAGAGGCGCCCTGGTGGATTGTCGAAGCGAACGACAAGAAACGGGCCCGCCTGAACTGCATTCACCACCTGTTAGAACTGCTTCCGTATCGCGAAATCCCCAAAGATCCGGTGACTCTGCCATCGCGGCACCACAGTGACGACTATGTCCGCAAACCGCCACCGCCGGATGCAGTTGTCCCCAAAATCTATTAAGAAAGACAACCACGATTCACGGGTCGCGTCCTCTAACCCGGGGATAACAGTAACGGGCTTTCCTTTAGGCGAATTACCAAAAATCGCCCGAGAAATAGACCGAATTTCTTCCCTCCTTGCCCTTGCTGTCGACTGCTGACCGGTTATCCTAGACCGCTGCTGAGACGAAGTCTCAGTACGCCCTAGCGTCATCTGCCAGAGATTAGCCAACCCATCGCTCTGGGTCCGCCAAATCTAGCCGCACCGCTCGACCGGCTGAAACTCCCTCCCCCGATTTTCCCACGAGGAGACTCCGATGACTCCTGATGTCCGCTCCCGCCAGCGCGTTGGCTTTACTCTGGTTGAACTGTTGGTTGTGATCGCAATCATTGGCGTGTTGATCGCGCTGCTGTTGCCGGCCGTGCAACAAGCCCGCGAGGCGGCGCGGCGGATGAGTTGCACCAACAACATGAAACAGCTTGGCTTGGGTCTGCACAATTATCACGATACGTACGGACGATTGCCCATCACGCAGGAGACTGTCACGGAGACGAGCGGCCAGAAACGCGCCTTGGCCAGTTGGTCGCGAGCCATCCTGCCATTTATCGAACAAGGGAACATCAGCGACGCCTGGGACGACGACGTCAATTACGGAATTGCGCCCAACGCCCAGTTGAACCAAACGCCGATCTCCGCCTACAAGTGTCCGACTTCGCCCGCCGAAGAAGTCGGCACGTGGAAAGTGACCGGCGACTATGACAACGATCTGGCCGCTGACGAGGATTATCTCGCAGGCGTCGCCGAGTATTCGGCCTCGTCCCATCTGTACGACGGGACTAACTACACGACCGGCATGATGGACTACAAGGGAGAGGTGTCGAAACGCTTCCGCGACGTTACTGATGGGCTGACCAATTCGATCATGCTGGGCGAAGCTTGCGGCGGCCCCGATAAGTTTTATGCCGACAAGGTGAAAACCGGATCGCTGCACAAGGATCGCTTTCATCATTGGGCCGGGCAAAATCGGATCTCGTTTCGTCGCTTCTCAGTCGATGGAGTCACCCGCTTTGGCGGCAACTGCCTGGTCAATTGCAGCGGAGAAGGCTCGAACCTGTTCAGTTGGCATCCTGGCGGGGCGAACGTAACGCTGGGAGACGCCTCGGTCCGGTTTATCCCTGAAACGATCGACGTCACGACGCTGGAACGACTGGTCGCGATCCAAGATGGCGAAGTGGTGGGCGAGTTTTAATTCCCGTTCGCCTTCGGAGTTCGACGCCCCCCCTCTCTCTCTCTTAGCGAAGCGAATATCGTAATGCACTATCGAATTTTTCTGCTGCTGTTAGCCGCCGGGCCGCTGTTGGGCTGTGGAAAACAACCGTATGACGACGGCCTGACGAAGCATCAAGTTACCGGCGTCGTGACGGTCAACGGGCAACCGCTCGACCACGTTATCGTTCGATTTCAAAGTACCGATTCCACTGTCACCGGAAACGCAGCGCAGCCCGTTGGTTTTACCGACTCCGCAGGCAAATACGCCATGTCGACGAGCGGCGACAAAGATGGCGCAGTGGCCGGCGAGTATGTGCTGATGTTCCTCCGCAATGACCCAAATTCGGACTCGGGCAACGACATCTTCCGCAATCGCTTTACCAATCCAGCCCAATCGAAGCACAAGGTCACCGTCCCTGACCATGACTTGGAAGTTCCGCCGATTGACCTCGATATTCCCCCGCAATGGCTGACGACGCCGCCACGCAAAGGAATCGAAGACTAGATCAACCGCCCCGTGGAACGCGAATGAGATTGCTCGCGCGAAGAATCTGGCTCAAGGTTCATCTTTACCTCGGTCTGACGGCCGGGCTGGCGTTCGCCCTGGCGGGCGTGACCGGCAGCATTCTCGTTTTCGAACGCGCCTTCGACGAGCAATTGAACTCCGCCATGATGCTGACCGAGCCGCAGGGATCGCCTCGCTCGCTCGACGAAATCATCGGTTTGGCACAGGCCGAATTCGCCAATCATGGACGAATTGATCGCATCACGTTGCCGCGGACCGACTCTAGCGTCTATTCGCTTCGTTTTGTCGCCAAGTCTTCCTCAGAGCAGAAGAGACCAACCGAAGTTTATTACGATCCCTACACCGCCGAAGCGCTGGGGCATCGCCCTCAGCAAAGCGGACTGATCGCCTGGATCTATGATCTGCAC
It includes:
- the ppk2 gene encoding polyphosphate kinase 2, encoding MTDPHQQPEIDLERIQGELLDSLDEEFEAELEDALEEERREFSDDGSRIPRKVYFRELLRLQRELIKLQDWVVAHNVKVAILFEGRDAAGKGGVIKRIAQRLNPRVCRVVALPAPSEREQSQWYFQRFVPHLPAGGEIVLFDRSWYNRAGVERVMGFCSDHQYEEFFRSAPEFERMLVRSGIYLIKYWFSISDEEQQFRFQCRIDDPLKQWKLSPMDLESRRRWEQYTVAKERMLEETSIEEAPWWIVEANDKKRARLNCIHHLLELLPYREIPKDPVTLPSRHHSDDYVRKPPPPDAVVPKIY
- a CDS encoding DUF1559 domain-containing protein; this translates as MTPDVRSRQRVGFTLVELLVVIAIIGVLIALLLPAVQQAREAARRMSCTNNMKQLGLGLHNYHDTYGRLPITQETVTETSGQKRALASWSRAILPFIEQGNISDAWDDDVNYGIAPNAQLNQTPISAYKCPTSPAEEVGTWKVTGDYDNDLAADEDYLAGVAEYSASSHLYDGTNYTTGMMDYKGEVSKRFRDVTDGLTNSIMLGEACGGPDKFYADKVKTGSLHKDRFHHWAGQNRISFRRFSVDGVTRFGGNCLVNCSGEGSNLFSWHPGGANVTLGDASVRFIPETIDVTTLERLVAIQDGEVVGEF